The following coding sequences lie in one Gorilla gorilla gorilla isolate KB3781 chromosome 5, NHGRI_mGorGor1-v2.1_pri, whole genome shotgun sequence genomic window:
- the CALHM6 gene encoding calcium homeostasis modulator protein 6, whose product MEKFRAVLDLHLKHHSALGYGLVTLLTAGGERIFSAVAFQCPCSATWNLPYGLVFLLVPALALFLLGYVLSARTWRLLTGCCSNARASCGPALRGSLVCAQISAAAALAPLTWVAVALLGGAFYECAATGSAAFAQRLCLGRDRSCAAELPLVPCNQAKASDVQDLLKDLKAQSQVLGWILIAVVIIILLIFTSVTRCLSPVSFLQLKFWKIYLEQEQQILKSKATEHATELAKENIKCFFEGSHPKEYNTPSMKEWQQISSLYTFNPKGQYYSMLHKYVNRKEKTHSIRSTEGDTVIPVLGFVDSSGINSTPGL is encoded by the exons ATGGAGAAGTTTCGGGCGGTGCTGGACCTGCACCTCAAGCACCACAGCGCCTTGGGCTACGGCCTGGTGACCCTGCTGACGGCGGGCGGGGAGCGCATCTTCTCCGCCGTGGCATTCCAGTGCCCGTGCAGCGCCACCTGGAACCTGCCCTACGGCCTGGTCTTCTTGCTGGTGCCGGCGCTCGCGCTCTTCCTCCTGGGCTACGTGCTGAGCGCACGCACGTGGCGCCTGCTCACCGGATGCTGCTCCAACGCCCGCGCGAGTTGCGGACCTGCGCTGCGCGGCTCCCTGGTGTGCGCGCAAATCAGCGCGGCCGCCGCGCTCGCGCCCCTCACCTGGGTGGCCGTGGCGCTGCTCGGGGGCGCCTTTTACGAGTGTGCGGCCACCGGGAGCGCGGCCTTCGCGCAGCGCCTGTGCCTCGGCCGCGACCGCAGTTGCGCCGCGGAGCTGCCGCTGGTGCCGTGCAACCAGGCCAAGGCGTCGGACGTGCAGGACCTCCTGAAGGATCTGAAGGCTCAGTCGCAG GTGTTGGGCTGGATCTTGATAGCAGTTGTTATCATCATTCTTCTGATTTTTACATCTGTCACCCGATGCCTATCTCCAGTTAGTTTTCTGCAGCTGAAATTCTGGAAAATCTATTTGGAACAGGAGCAGCAGATCCTTAAAAGTAAAGCCACAGAGCATGCAACTGAATTGGCAAAAGAgaatattaaatgtttctttgagGGCTCGCATCCAAAAGAATATAACACTCCAAGCATGAAAGAGTGGCAGCAAATTTCATCACTGTATACTTTCAATCCGAAGGGCCAGTACTACAGCATGTTGCACAAATATGTCAACAGAAAAGAGAAGACTCACAGTATCAGGTCTACTGAAGGAGATACGGTGATTCCTGTTCTTGGCTTTGTAGATTCATCTGGTATAAACAGCACTCCTGGGTTATGA